From a region of the Streptacidiphilus albus JL83 genome:
- a CDS encoding transposase, with amino-acid sequence MQSFVLGFRADLAAVTAGLTLSFSSGAVEGQVNRIKMLKRQMFGRAGLDLLRKRILLAR; translated from the coding sequence TTGCAGTCGTTCGTGTTGGGGTTCAGGGCTGATCTGGCGGCGGTGACGGCGGGGTTGACGTTGTCGTTCAGCTCGGGCGCGGTGGAGGGGCAGGTGAACCGGATCAAGATGCTGAAGCGACAGATGTTCGGCCGGGCCGGCCTGGACCTCCTGCGCAAGCGGATCCTCCTCGCTCGCTGA
- a CDS encoding transposase, translating into MSVRDRLGEVFADEPFAGAFGVRGAPGLSPALLSLVTVLQFAEDLTDRQAAAMAVRAIDWKYAMGMELGATGFDDSVLARFRARLVEHGMERVVFDRLLDWCRGQGLVGAGGKQRTDSTHVISAVRDLNRLELAGESVRAALEALAVVAPAWLAQAVNVPELALRYGERVNGWKIPSSQVKRERLATVFGQDAVALLRAVWAPTAPPVLRTLEPVALLRRITVQTYLVATDTRGREVIRKREADSDGVPPGHTRLASPYDPDARWAAKGEDLFWCGYKIHLTESCDAPPEAEAEAEAEAEAEAEAEAEAEAEAEAEAEAEAEAGGEPSPGRLPVRLITDVYTTDATVPDVNATAPVQENLATRGLAPGEHYLDAGYPSAALVRAASEQGITMVTPLRPDTSPQARADTGYAKDAFRIDWKARQVRCPEGRTSSGWYPVRQHGHDAIVVDFARSDCRPCPAREQCTASRRGTRMLTLQPRELHQALTAARTEQKTDTWQAKYALRAGIEGTINQALDVTGIRRARYRGLPKVRLQHAFSAAALNVIRLDAHWSTEGTPPALSRASRLTHLSYRLTA; encoded by the coding sequence ATGAGCGTGCGGGACAGGCTTGGTGAGGTCTTCGCGGACGAGCCGTTCGCGGGTGCGTTCGGGGTCCGGGGTGCCCCGGGGCTGTCGCCGGCCTTGTTGTCGCTGGTCACGGTGTTGCAGTTCGCCGAGGACCTGACGGATCGGCAGGCGGCGGCGATGGCGGTTCGCGCGATCGACTGGAAGTACGCGATGGGGATGGAGCTGGGCGCGACCGGCTTCGATGACAGTGTGCTGGCCCGGTTCCGGGCGCGGCTGGTCGAGCACGGGATGGAGCGTGTGGTCTTCGACCGGCTGCTGGACTGGTGCCGCGGGCAGGGCCTGGTCGGGGCCGGGGGCAAGCAGCGCACGGACTCCACGCACGTGATCAGCGCGGTGCGTGACCTGAACCGCCTCGAGCTGGCTGGGGAATCGGTGCGCGCGGCGCTGGAAGCGCTGGCGGTGGTCGCTCCGGCCTGGCTGGCCCAGGCAGTGAACGTGCCCGAGCTCGCGCTGCGCTACGGCGAGCGGGTGAACGGTTGGAAGATACCTTCCTCCCAGGTCAAGCGGGAACGGCTGGCCACGGTGTTCGGGCAGGACGCCGTCGCCCTGCTGCGGGCGGTGTGGGCACCGACAGCCCCTCCGGTGCTGCGGACCCTGGAGCCCGTTGCGCTGCTGCGGCGGATCACGGTGCAAACGTACCTGGTTGCCACCGACACCCGGGGACGGGAGGTGATCCGCAAGCGGGAGGCCGACAGTGACGGCGTCCCGCCCGGCCATACGCGCCTCGCCTCTCCGTACGACCCGGACGCGCGCTGGGCGGCGAAAGGCGAGGACCTGTTCTGGTGCGGATACAAGATCCATCTGACAGAGAGCTGCGATGCTCCTCCCGAAGCCGAAGCCGAAGCCGAAGCCGAAGCCGAAGCCGAAGCCGAAGCCGAAGCCGAAGCCGAAGCCGAAGCCGAAGCCGAAGCCGAAGCCGAAGCCGAAGCCGGTGGTGAGCCGTCGCCCGGGCGTCTGCCGGTGCGGCTGATCACGGATGTGTACACCACCGACGCGACCGTGCCGGACGTGAACGCCACCGCGCCGGTCCAGGAGAACCTGGCGACGCGGGGCCTGGCACCGGGCGAGCACTACCTTGACGCCGGATACCCTTCCGCCGCGCTGGTCCGGGCCGCCTCCGAGCAGGGCATCACCATGGTCACCCCGCTCCGGCCCGACACCTCGCCCCAGGCCAGGGCCGACACCGGCTACGCCAAGGACGCCTTCCGCATCGACTGGAAGGCCCGCCAGGTCCGCTGCCCCGAAGGCAGGACAAGCAGCGGCTGGTACCCGGTCCGGCAGCACGGCCACGACGCGATCGTCGTCGACTTCGCCCGCAGCGACTGCCGGCCCTGCCCCGCACGCGAGCAGTGCACCGCCTCGCGACGCGGCACCCGCATGCTCACGCTCCAGCCCCGCGAGCTCCACCAGGCACTGACCGCCGCCCGCACCGAGCAGAAGACCGATACCTGGCAAGCCAAGTACGCCCTGCGCGCCGGGATCGAGGGCACCATCAACCAGGCCCTGGACGTCACCGGAATCCGCCGGGCCCGTTACCGCGGCCTGCCCAAGGTCCGTCTCCAGCACGCCTTCTCCGCCGCCGCACTCAACGTCATCCGCCTCGACGCCCACTGGAGCACCGAAGGAACCCCACCTGCACTGTCACGCGCCAGCAGACTCACCCACCTCAGCTACCGACTCACCGCATAA
- a CDS encoding IS5 family transposase, whose translation MIDAVRYLVAGGITWRAMPADFPLWDRVYAFAKRWRIKGLLSELHNRLRGWVREDAGRDPQPTAAIIDSQSVKGDATVPAASRGYDAGKKINGRKRHIVVDCLGLLLAVMVTAANVTDRDAAMPLLERVRTRFHRIVLVWADGGYTGRLVDWAKEKLQLTLQIIKRSDDTKGFVVLPRRWVVERTLSWLMRSRRLVRDYETLPEVHEAMVLWSMTRLMTRRLARRRG comes from the coding sequence ATGATCGACGCCGTGCGCTACCTGGTCGCGGGCGGCATCACCTGGCGGGCGATGCCCGCGGACTTCCCCCTCTGGGACCGCGTCTACGCCTTCGCGAAGCGCTGGCGGATCAAGGGCCTGCTGAGCGAACTGCATAACCGGCTACGCGGCTGGGTCCGCGAGGACGCCGGACGCGACCCGCAGCCGACCGCCGCGATCATCGACTCGCAGTCGGTCAAGGGCGACGCCACCGTCCCGGCCGCAAGCCGCGGCTACGACGCGGGCAAGAAGATCAACGGCCGCAAGCGGCACATCGTGGTGGACTGCCTGGGCCTGCTGCTGGCCGTGATGGTCACCGCGGCGAACGTGACCGACCGCGATGCCGCAATGCCACTGCTGGAACGGGTACGGACCCGCTTCCACCGCATCGTGCTGGTCTGGGCCGATGGCGGCTACACGGGCCGCCTGGTCGACTGGGCGAAGGAGAAGCTGCAGCTCACCCTGCAGATCATCAAACGGTCCGATGACACGAAGGGCTTCGTGGTTCTTCCGAGACGCTGGGTAGTGGAGCGAACCCTGAGCTGGCTGATGCGCTCGCGTCGCCTGGTGCGCGACTACGAGACCCTGCCCGAGGTCCACGAGGCAATGGTGCTGTGGTCGATGACCCGGCTCATGACACGGCGGCTGGCGAGGCGGCGAGGGTGA
- a CDS encoding tetratricopeptide repeat protein, producing the protein MDGAALAIGSVTGVRPDIAWAEAPWFGDERFLSAVSAEALAEAAMRTMDRGHDLDTESMRTRFQPWVRAIETVSNRDPQPEALAKMAILLRACGLADASFALCDRADSVEPIMLTEVVRAGTWRKLGDPDQTVAAFERALALEPDNWSLYLDLADVRVEQGDFSSAIQLIDRGLEHEPTDLALRAAGAAYRTRLTGSPAALRELIEVAPQLPNDAYRNLLINHACAAPDLPDQLVADARRAQTIT; encoded by the coding sequence ATGGACGGCGCGGCGCTGGCAATCGGATCGGTCACAGGTGTGCGACCCGACATCGCATGGGCCGAAGCCCCCTGGTTTGGCGATGAACGCTTTCTCAGTGCGGTGAGTGCGGAGGCGCTTGCCGAGGCCGCCATGCGGACCATGGATCGTGGTCACGACCTGGACACCGAAAGCATGCGGACTCGGTTCCAACCGTGGGTCCGCGCCATCGAGACGGTCTCTAACCGAGACCCGCAGCCGGAGGCGCTGGCCAAGATGGCGATCCTACTGCGGGCGTGCGGTCTCGCTGACGCATCCTTCGCCCTCTGCGACCGGGCCGACTCCGTCGAGCCCATCATGCTGACCGAAGTCGTGCGAGCGGGCACATGGCGCAAACTGGGTGATCCCGATCAGACGGTGGCAGCGTTCGAGCGCGCCCTTGCCTTGGAACCGGACAACTGGTCGCTGTATCTCGACCTGGCCGACGTGCGGGTCGAGCAGGGTGACTTCAGCAGTGCGATCCAGCTGATCGATCGGGGACTGGAGCACGAGCCGACCGACCTCGCACTTCGCGCTGCCGGGGCTGCCTACCGCACACGTCTCACCGGCTCACCGGCCGCGCTGCGCGAACTCATCGAGGTGGCGCCGCAGCTACCGAACGACGCCTACCGAAACCTGCTGATCAACCACGCATGCGCCGCCCCCGATCTGCCTGATCAGCTGGTGGCCGACGCCCGCCGCGCGCAGACGATCACCTGA
- a CDS encoding restriction endonuclease, translating to MTRQRSMAQQLLDAYQAKQRAKAAALKKEAAERERLAKKAEQERLRRERQEAARLDKERARLLSVGERELAKQEREAARVERELAQRLAARKRTAEQQERERVRAEQERERQRQAAEVQSLKDEAAQRTDAVQSFVQELESVLLDRPGDLGDYRRKAEERLLQDGPQAFAEAVQKLLLHSPLPPGCRPAVRAAYAPEAKQLLLEVDLPGQGIIPQAAGYRFVAQRREVVPQPRKDGETRDLYRRLVARLALHAIEEGFAVTSPELVETVLFNGHADAKDRATGRPVRPCLASVVAEREAFAELDLGERELDPALCLRHLNAIVSPHPYDLEAVAPVAEFDLTKYRFVEEVDIVSGLDSRPDLVKMDPYAFEHLVRQLFEAVGLEAWTTQASRDDGVDAVAINRDPLTGGLCVIQAKRYKDAVPADAVRALAGVMADKAAAKGILVTTAWFGKSSLDFAQRTGRMQLIDGRGLKALLKEHLGIDALIGLPKIPRGWHPQDIQ from the coding sequence ATGACACGCCAGAGGTCGATGGCGCAGCAGTTACTCGACGCCTATCAGGCGAAGCAGAGGGCGAAGGCCGCCGCTTTGAAGAAGGAGGCGGCGGAACGCGAACGGCTGGCCAAGAAGGCCGAGCAGGAACGGTTGCGGCGCGAGCGGCAGGAAGCCGCGCGTTTGGACAAGGAGCGGGCGCGGCTGCTGTCGGTCGGGGAACGGGAACTAGCTAAGCAGGAACGTGAGGCCGCGCGGGTGGAGCGGGAACTGGCGCAACGGCTCGCGGCGCGTAAGCGCACGGCCGAGCAGCAGGAACGCGAGCGGGTGCGTGCCGAGCAGGAGCGCGAACGCCAGCGACAAGCGGCCGAGGTGCAGAGCTTGAAGGACGAGGCGGCCCAGCGCACCGACGCCGTCCAGTCCTTCGTGCAGGAGTTGGAGTCTGTTCTGCTGGACCGGCCCGGCGACCTGGGCGACTACCGGCGCAAGGCCGAGGAGCGCCTGCTGCAGGACGGCCCGCAGGCCTTCGCCGAAGCAGTCCAGAAGCTGCTGCTCCACTCGCCGCTGCCGCCGGGATGCCGGCCCGCGGTCCGGGCCGCCTACGCGCCCGAGGCCAAGCAACTCCTCCTGGAGGTCGACCTGCCCGGGCAGGGCATCATCCCGCAGGCGGCGGGGTACCGGTTTGTCGCCCAACGCCGCGAGGTCGTGCCCCAGCCCCGCAAGGACGGCGAGACCAGGGACCTCTACCGGCGCCTGGTCGCGCGCCTGGCCCTGCACGCCATCGAGGAGGGCTTCGCGGTCACCAGCCCCGAGCTGGTGGAAACCGTGCTCTTCAACGGGCACGCGGACGCCAAGGACCGCGCCACCGGGCGCCCGGTGCGCCCCTGCCTGGCCAGCGTCGTGGCCGAGCGCGAGGCCTTCGCCGAACTCGACCTCGGCGAGCGCGAGCTGGACCCCGCGCTGTGCCTGCGCCATCTGAACGCCATCGTCTCCCCCCACCCCTACGACCTCGAGGCAGTGGCCCCCGTCGCGGAGTTCGACCTGACCAAGTACCGCTTCGTGGAGGAGGTCGACATCGTCTCCGGCCTCGACAGCCGACCGGACCTGGTGAAGATGGACCCGTACGCGTTCGAGCACCTGGTCCGCCAGCTCTTCGAGGCCGTCGGACTGGAGGCATGGACCACCCAGGCCAGCCGCGACGACGGCGTCGACGCCGTCGCCATCAACCGCGACCCCCTGACCGGGGGTCTGTGCGTCATCCAGGCCAAGCGATACAAGGACGCCGTACCCGCCGACGCCGTCCGCGCACTGGCCGGCGTCATGGCCGACAAGGCCGCGGCCAAGGGCATCCTGGTCACCACCGCCTGGTTCGGCAAATCCAGCCTCGACTTCGCCCAACGCACCGGACGCATGCAACTCATCGACGGACGCGGCCTCAAAGCCCTCCTCAAGGAGCACCTCGGCATCGACGCCCTCATCGGCCTGCCGAAAATCCCCCGCGGCTGGCACCCACAAGACATCCAATAA
- a CDS encoding transposase family protein, whose translation MDDVIVGAVLFPGLDGLLVQDIALVEDEVRVVARACDPEATCPACGARSNRVHSGYERRLADAAVGGRRVALRLQVRRFRCATTGCPRTTFVEQVAGLTFRHGRRSARLHANLQAIALMLAGRAGSRLAGALDASVSRSTLMGLRTWRGWCP comes from the coding sequence ATGGACGACGTGATCGTGGGGGCCGTGCTGTTCCCTGGGCTGGACGGCCTGCTGGTGCAGGACATCGCACTCGTCGAGGACGAGGTGCGGGTGGTCGCACGCGCCTGTGATCCCGAGGCGACCTGCCCGGCCTGCGGCGCGAGGTCGAACCGGGTCCACAGCGGATACGAGCGCCGGCTCGCCGACGCGGCGGTGGGCGGCCGACGCGTGGCCCTGCGGCTTCAGGTCCGTCGCTTCCGCTGCGCGACGACCGGGTGCCCGCGCACAACCTTCGTCGAACAAGTCGCCGGACTGACCTTCCGCCACGGCCGCCGCAGCGCCCGCCTGCACGCGAACCTGCAGGCCATCGCCCTGATGCTCGCGGGCAGAGCCGGATCCCGGCTGGCCGGGGCACTCGACGCGTCAGTCAGCCGCTCCACCTTGATGGGTCTTCGAACTTGGCGGGGGTGGTGTCCATGA
- a CDS encoding IS4 family transposase — translation MAKSVTGGTDVFAPGHIGELTQVIPPELVDAVLDETGAREHRLRSLPSRVGVYLVLALGLFEHLGTGLVWGKLTSGLDARTPHPSEKALRDLRRRVGVAPLKRLFDVLAGPLAQPSTPGVRYRRWRTVAFDGCGSLNVPDHERNRSWLGRTQRRHGPAGYPRLMLMTLCETGTRGLIAAVFGSASKGETDYAHDLVGHLTTDMLLLADRAFDSNELLADITAQGAEFLIRATSTRRPPVLALLPDGSYLTRIGGLRLRVIEAEIRSRTADSGDFGGTYRLLTTLKDHRTDPADHLVRLYHERWEIEITYLALRHTLLKGRVLRSKDPVGLSQEMWGLLTLYQALRSVMVTAVETMPGCDPDRAGFTVALEAARDTIVSLVGTTAAAGPGSRPDLVGYIGAHVLRALLPKRRMRLSARIVKCGTSRYAVWNRDGRPRDSTRITAIEITVHPPTLPSAQDLSPTLSGRWGQVCQILAANANQAMHTRDIAQRLGLATTGHRLKGFTAQLCYWARNGRLIRTAPNTYKITLPDTLTPPPKP, via the coding sequence GTGGCCAAGTCTGTCACGGGCGGGACCGACGTGTTCGCGCCTGGTCATATCGGTGAGTTGACGCAGGTCATCCCACCCGAGTTGGTGGACGCGGTACTGGACGAGACGGGGGCTCGCGAGCATCGGCTGCGGAGCCTCCCGTCTCGTGTCGGGGTGTACCTGGTGCTCGCGCTTGGGCTGTTCGAGCATCTGGGCACCGGACTGGTGTGGGGCAAACTCACGTCCGGACTGGACGCCCGGACGCCGCATCCCTCTGAGAAGGCGCTTCGTGATCTGCGCCGGCGGGTCGGCGTGGCTCCGCTCAAGCGGCTGTTCGACGTCCTGGCCGGCCCGCTGGCCCAGCCGTCCACGCCTGGAGTGCGATACCGCCGATGGCGCACGGTCGCCTTCGACGGATGCGGAAGCCTGAACGTCCCCGACCACGAGCGCAACCGGTCCTGGCTCGGCCGCACCCAGCGCCGCCACGGCCCAGCGGGCTACCCCCGGCTGATGCTCATGACCCTGTGCGAAACCGGCACTCGAGGCCTGATCGCCGCCGTCTTCGGCTCCGCCTCGAAAGGCGAGACCGACTACGCCCACGACCTCGTCGGCCACCTGACCACGGACATGCTCTTGCTCGCGGACCGCGCCTTCGACAGCAACGAACTGCTCGCTGATATCACGGCTCAGGGAGCGGAGTTCCTGATTCGCGCGACCAGCACCCGGCGACCACCGGTACTGGCGCTGCTGCCCGACGGTTCCTATCTCACCCGGATCGGTGGTCTCAGGCTGCGGGTGATCGAAGCCGAGATCCGATCCCGGACTGCCGACAGCGGCGACTTCGGCGGGACCTACCGCCTGCTGACCACGCTCAAAGACCACCGCACCGATCCAGCCGACCACCTGGTGCGTCTCTACCACGAACGCTGGGAGATCGAGATCACCTACCTGGCGCTACGTCATACCCTGCTCAAGGGCCGGGTTCTGCGGTCGAAGGACCCGGTGGGCCTCAGCCAGGAGATGTGGGGACTACTCACCCTCTATCAGGCCCTGCGCTCGGTGATGGTGACCGCAGTGGAGACGATGCCCGGCTGCGATCCCGACCGGGCCGGCTTCACCGTCGCCCTGGAGGCCGCCCGCGACACGATCGTCAGCCTCGTCGGGACGACCGCGGCCGCAGGCCCCGGCAGCCGCCCCGACCTGGTCGGATACATCGGCGCTCATGTCCTGCGCGCACTGCTTCCCAAACGCCGGATGCGGCTGTCCGCCCGCATCGTCAAGTGCGGAACCTCCCGATACGCCGTCTGGAACCGCGACGGACGCCCACGCGACAGCACCCGGATCACTGCTATCGAGATCACCGTGCACCCACCCACCCTGCCAAGCGCGCAGGACTTGAGCCCGACCCTCTCCGGACGCTGGGGCCAGGTCTGCCAAATCCTGGCCGCGAACGCCAACCAAGCCATGCACACCCGCGACATCGCACAGCGCCTCGGCCTCGCGACCACAGGACACCGACTCAAGGGCTTCACCGCACAACTCTGCTACTGGGCCCGCAACGGCCGGCTCATCCGCACCGCGCCGAACACGTACAAGATCACCCTTCCTGACACCTTGACGCCACCACCGAAGCCTTAA
- a CDS encoding GAF domain-containing protein: MEFTEAVVDVCSQDHATAAPRLVQARELWACVRSHTAAPLSGPQDLSGDGSGQAQLVRNQQYTIEAQGQLLRALEAKTRSDQALSNSTQLVLLLVQMINQLQVNISDLQRRADSLVVDEDPYPEANTRVLLKLRTAQDQLRQAEEERARAETERREALQLRDVAQRRAEALQHDLDLLRNGAESAPGTSNDHLPAPTPEAADSEELFLRDVAQALAKARTVNEQSEQLTREAREDLDLDDRTVQTNGPSGPESGVRGNHETDQDNPLSSDFRWDNSAGTEGSDAGSEDWRAAAEGGQPRQPTNEMRTLNRGIADINSARSLGGTLQAVVEGAVVNLGFDSAAVHLVRPDGDLVVAAVWAVSDDDSSGVDGEVEKLLGQVGSDESWRRLMAAGERWGELIFIDHQRSGAVHGPVPERPVTAATTQEQQVPWDPEDMLLAPMYSLGGELLGVLCVDRPRNGLRPSSSAREALEMFCQQASIAIGNARLRAELQRSLVRMQRERAAIEASEEGFRSAFEFAPSGVVITDQNSEHGRTDGRMSQVNDAFCRLLGRSSAGLRRLSLVSLAHPEDRPLVERTLAVGGRAEVRLEHQSGSYLWVNLRTSMVVDATAKGPHFLLTHVDDIEPKNRPHGPSGTQ, translated from the coding sequence ATGGAGTTCACCGAAGCCGTGGTCGATGTCTGCTCCCAAGACCATGCCACTGCCGCGCCGCGGCTGGTACAGGCGAGGGAGCTGTGGGCCTGCGTCCGCAGTCACACGGCTGCACCGCTCTCCGGGCCCCAAGACCTCAGCGGCGACGGCTCTGGCCAGGCACAATTGGTCCGGAATCAGCAATACACCATCGAAGCCCAGGGCCAATTACTCCGTGCCTTGGAGGCGAAGACCCGCAGCGATCAGGCTCTGAGTAACAGCACCCAGCTTGTGCTGCTCCTGGTTCAGATGATCAACCAGCTGCAGGTCAATATCTCTGACCTGCAGCGACGTGCTGACAGTCTCGTCGTCGACGAAGACCCCTACCCGGAGGCAAATACCCGCGTCTTGCTCAAGCTCCGAACAGCACAGGACCAGCTGCGGCAGGCCGAGGAGGAGAGAGCACGCGCCGAAACGGAGCGACGTGAGGCACTGCAGCTCAGGGATGTCGCACAGCGTCGGGCCGAGGCGCTTCAGCACGATCTGGACCTTCTCCGCAACGGTGCCGAAAGCGCGCCGGGCACCAGCAACGATCACCTCCCGGCCCCCACGCCAGAGGCCGCCGATAGCGAAGAGCTGTTCTTGCGTGATGTGGCGCAGGCGTTGGCGAAGGCCCGGACGGTCAACGAGCAAAGCGAGCAACTCACTCGGGAGGCCCGCGAAGATCTCGACCTTGATGACCGGACGGTCCAAACCAATGGACCGTCCGGTCCGGAGAGCGGCGTCCGAGGCAACCACGAGACAGATCAAGACAACCCGCTGAGCAGCGACTTTCGGTGGGATAACTCTGCTGGCACCGAGGGCTCCGACGCGGGCTCTGAGGATTGGCGGGCAGCCGCCGAGGGTGGCCAACCACGCCAACCGACGAATGAGATGCGGACTCTCAACAGAGGGATCGCCGACATCAACTCCGCACGCAGCCTCGGAGGCACGCTCCAGGCTGTAGTCGAGGGCGCGGTGGTGAACCTCGGCTTCGACTCGGCTGCCGTCCACCTGGTGCGTCCAGACGGCGACCTTGTGGTCGCCGCGGTCTGGGCGGTCTCCGACGACGACAGCAGCGGCGTCGATGGTGAGGTTGAGAAGCTTCTGGGACAAGTCGGCTCCGACGAGTCCTGGCGGCGATTGATGGCCGCAGGCGAGCGGTGGGGGGAATTGATCTTCATCGACCACCAGCGCAGCGGCGCTGTGCACGGCCCGGTCCCTGAGAGGCCGGTGACAGCAGCAACTACGCAGGAGCAGCAGGTTCCGTGGGATCCCGAGGACATGCTTCTTGCCCCGATGTACAGCCTCGGGGGCGAACTGCTAGGGGTGCTCTGTGTAGATCGGCCTCGAAACGGTCTTCGCCCGAGTTCCTCGGCACGAGAGGCCCTGGAGATGTTCTGTCAACAGGCATCGATCGCCATCGGCAACGCACGGCTACGCGCTGAGCTGCAGCGTTCACTGGTCCGTATGCAGCGAGAGCGGGCAGCGATAGAGGCCAGCGAGGAGGGCTTCCGCTCGGCGTTTGAGTTCGCTCCAAGTGGAGTGGTCATTACGGATCAAAACAGCGAGCACGGACGTACCGATGGGCGAATGAGTCAGGTCAACGACGCATTCTGCCGGCTTCTCGGCCGCTCCAGCGCTGGGCTTCGGCGCCTGTCTCTAGTGTCGCTGGCCCATCCGGAGGATCGCCCTTTGGTTGAGCGAACCTTGGCCGTTGGTGGACGCGCCGAAGTGCGACTCGAACACCAGAGCGGTAGTTACCTGTGGGTAAATCTTCGAACCTCCATGGTGGTGGACGCCACCGCCAAGGGGCCGCACTTCCTGCTCACGCATGTGGACGACATCGAGCCGAAGAACCGGCCCCATGGACCAAGCGGAACGCAGTAG